The Desulfocurvus vexinensis DSM 17965 genome includes a window with the following:
- a CDS encoding DUF401 family protein, producing MESFAALLPLAKVLAAFAAMLAGIRLRLGLGTSILCGAALTATLFGLPPGRWPQVALAALTSQTTLFLAGIVGLIMALSTTMEKTGQSRRLMDALAVRMRSPRLRLAFFPALIGLLPMPGGAVFSAPMVGEVARTMRVDGEDKVLVNYWFRHVWELGWPLYPGIILTASLGGVPIHRLIAWTFPAVPLMLLLGWVFVLRPGRLRIEETPVPVTTAPTSLAGILGLGLPLVVAIGGAVALEGGIGLLLPGVPFEWGVLAALGAAIVTLLAQTGFPLAAVRQTLTNRHLYAMLLVVAAIFVFKETMEAAGVVRELAAMAGGGVALFASAVFLPFLVGAISGINVAFVGATFPLLLGVLDNLGMQDQTLPYLVLAQFFGFTGVMISPIHICFILTCQYFRVELGRAWRRLVVPCTLLALGGSGYFLLIR from the coding sequence ATGGAATCCTTCGCCGCCCTGCTGCCCCTGGCCAAAGTCCTTGCCGCCTTCGCCGCCATGCTCGCGGGCATCCGCCTGCGCCTGGGCCTGGGCACCTCCATCCTGTGCGGCGCGGCGCTGACCGCGACGCTCTTCGGCCTGCCCCCGGGGCGCTGGCCCCAGGTGGCCCTGGCGGCCCTGACCAGCCAGACCACGCTTTTCCTGGCGGGCATCGTCGGGCTGATCATGGCCCTGTCCACGACCATGGAGAAGACCGGGCAGTCCCGGCGGCTCATGGACGCCCTGGCCGTGCGCATGCGCTCGCCCCGGTTGCGGCTGGCGTTCTTCCCGGCGCTCATCGGGCTGTTGCCCATGCCCGGGGGCGCGGTGTTCTCGGCGCCCATGGTCGGCGAGGTGGCCCGCACCATGCGCGTGGACGGGGAGGACAAGGTCCTGGTCAACTACTGGTTCCGCCACGTCTGGGAGCTGGGCTGGCCGCTGTATCCGGGCATCATCCTCACGGCCTCCCTGGGGGGCGTGCCCATCCACCGGCTCATCGCCTGGACCTTCCCGGCGGTGCCCCTGATGCTGCTGCTGGGCTGGGTCTTCGTGCTGCGCCCGGGGCGGCTGCGCATCGAGGAGACGCCCGTTCCCGTGACCACGGCGCCCACGTCCCTGGCGGGCATCCTCGGCCTGGGCCTGCCGCTGGTCGTGGCCATCGGCGGCGCCGTGGCCCTGGAGGGCGGCATCGGCCTGCTGCTGCCCGGGGTGCCCTTCGAGTGGGGCGTGCTGGCGGCCCTGGGCGCGGCCATCGTGACCCTGCTGGCCCAGACCGGCTTCCCCCTGGCCGCCGTGCGCCAGACCCTGACCAACCGCCACCTGTACGCCATGCTGCTGGTGGTGGCGGCCATCTTCGTGTTCAAGGAAACCATGGAGGCGGCGGGCGTGGTCCGCGAGCTGGCGGCCATGGCCGGGGGCGGGGTGGCCCTGTTCGCCTCGGCGGTGTTCCTGCCCTTCCTGGTGGGCGCCATCTCGGGCATCAACGTGGCCTTCGTGGGCGCGACCTTCCCGCTGCTGCTGGGCGTGCTGGACAACCTGGGCATGCAGGACCAGACCCTGCCCTACCTGGTGCTGGCCCAGTTCTTCGGCTTCACGGGCGTGATGATCTCGCCCATCCACATCTGCTTCATCCTCACCTGCCAGTACTTCCGGGTGGAGCTGGGCCGGGCGTGGCGCAGGCTGGTCGTGCCCTGCACCCTGCTGGCCCTGGGGGGCTCGGGGTATTTCCTGCTCATCCGCTAG
- a CDS encoding DUF2784 domain-containing protein codes for MSPSALLVLADVVLALHALLAAFIVVGLLAVWAGALAGWGFVRRRGWRMAHLGAMAVVAAEAVLGLACPLTTWEDALRRAAGTPGRYTSPFTAFWAERIFYWDLPQEVFTVLYLALLAVMVLTWRLVPPARRPRAGEKSRPPGRG; via the coding sequence ATGTCGCCCTCCGCCCTGCTCGTGCTGGCCGACGTGGTCCTTGCGCTGCACGCCCTGCTGGCGGCGTTCATCGTCGTCGGCCTGCTGGCGGTATGGGCCGGGGCCCTGGCGGGCTGGGGCTTCGTTCGCCGCCGGGGCTGGCGCATGGCCCACCTGGGGGCCATGGCCGTGGTGGCCGCCGAGGCCGTGCTCGGCCTGGCCTGCCCGCTGACCACCTGGGAGGACGCCCTGCGCCGCGCCGCCGGGACGCCCGGGCGCTACACCTCGCCCTTCACCGCCTTCTGGGCCGAGCGCATCTTCTACTGGGACCTGCCCCAGGAGGTCTTCACCGTCCTCTACCTGGCCCTGCTGGCGGTCATGGTGCTCACCTGGCGGCTGGTGCCCCCGGCGCGCCGCCCCCGGGCCGGGGAGAAAAGCCGCCCGCCCGGGCGGGGCTGA
- a CDS encoding GNAT family N-acetyltransferase, with protein MASPETLVRPMRREELDLALRWATEAGRNPGLRDAEAFWAADPQGFWVAEADGEPVAALAAVDHGGFGFVGLYFVRPDRRGQGHGRALWRTATARLAGLGAGLHALPGQVEHFRRAGFVPSYELVRFCWDQPPDPCIAERLVPLEDVPLADVLAYDRTGFPGARAAFLRRWLAMPNARGLAVAHDGELLGYGVVRTCGQGSTIGPLLAEDCDTAETLLLGLGAAAEDTPVFLDMPLPNVRGVRMAGRWGMREVSRLVRMDSGPEPDVDLFKIFGVASLDLG; from the coding sequence ATGGCCAGCCCCGAGACCCTTGTGCGCCCCATGCGCCGCGAGGAGCTGGACCTCGCCCTGCGCTGGGCCACCGAGGCGGGCCGCAACCCCGGGTTGCGCGACGCCGAAGCCTTCTGGGCCGCCGATCCGCAAGGGTTCTGGGTGGCCGAGGCGGACGGCGAGCCCGTGGCCGCCCTGGCCGCCGTGGACCACGGCGGCTTCGGTTTCGTCGGCCTGTATTTCGTGCGCCCCGACCGGCGCGGCCAGGGCCACGGGCGGGCCCTGTGGCGCACGGCCACGGCCCGGCTGGCGGGCCTGGGCGCCGGGCTGCACGCCCTGCCCGGGCAGGTGGAGCACTTCCGCCGGGCCGGGTTCGTCCCGTCCTACGAGCTGGTGCGCTTCTGCTGGGACCAGCCGCCCGACCCGTGCATCGCCGAACGGCTGGTGCCCCTGGAGGACGTGCCCCTGGCCGACGTGCTGGCCTACGACCGCACGGGCTTCCCCGGCGCGCGCGCGGCCTTTTTGCGCCGCTGGCTGGCCATGCCCAACGCCCGGGGCCTGGCCGTGGCCCACGACGGCGAACTGCTGGGCTACGGCGTGGTGCGCACCTGCGGGCAGGGCAGCACCATCGGCCCGCTGCTGGCCGAGGACTGCGACACGGCGGAAACCCTGCTCCTGGGCCTGGGGGCGGCGGCGGAGGACACCCCGGTGTTCCTGGACATGCCCTTGCCCAACGTACGCGGGGTGCGCATGGCCGGGCGCTGGGGCATGCGCGAGGTCTCGCGCCTGGTGCGCATGGACAGCGGCCCCGAGCCGGACGTGGACCTGTTCAAGATCTTCGGCGTGGCCAGCCTGGACCTGGGCTGA
- the rarD gene encoding EamA family transporter RarD, producing the protein MPSPLSPSHTGIAAGLCAFLIWGLLPVYWKALGAVPPLELLCHRIVWSLVFLALVVTLRRGWAGVAHALRSRRDVLLLAVSSMLVSANWFLYIWAVNNDHVVESSLGYYINPLVNVLLGFLVFRDRLRRVQTMAILLATAGVLNMVWHFGRAPWLALVLALTFGLYGLARKVAAVESLNGLLFETLVLGLPATGYLWLREAQGLGALGHLGWSTDLLLAGAGVVTATPLLLFAFAARRLRLSTVGVLQYLAPTGMFLLGVFVYREPFTSAHMLTFLLIWAGVALYTADGLRSLRPARGGLPREG; encoded by the coding sequence ATGCCTTCGCCCCTCTCCCCCTCGCACACGGGCATCGCCGCCGGGCTGTGCGCGTTCCTCATCTGGGGGCTGCTGCCCGTGTACTGGAAGGCCCTGGGCGCCGTGCCGCCCCTGGAGCTGCTCTGCCACCGCATCGTCTGGTCGCTGGTCTTCCTGGCGCTGGTGGTCACGCTGCGCCGGGGCTGGGCCGGGGTGGCCCACGCCCTGCGTTCGCGGCGCGACGTGCTGCTGCTGGCCGTGTCGAGCATGCTCGTGTCGGCCAACTGGTTCCTGTACATCTGGGCGGTGAACAACGACCACGTCGTGGAATCCAGCCTGGGCTACTACATCAACCCGCTGGTCAACGTGCTGCTGGGCTTCCTGGTCTTCCGCGACCGGCTGCGCCGGGTGCAGACGATGGCCATCCTGCTGGCCACGGCGGGGGTGCTGAACATGGTCTGGCACTTCGGGCGCGCGCCCTGGCTGGCGCTGGTCCTGGCGCTGACCTTCGGGCTCTACGGGCTGGCGCGCAAGGTGGCCGCCGTGGAATCCCTGAACGGCCTGCTCTTCGAGACGCTGGTCCTCGGGCTGCCCGCCACGGGCTACCTCTGGCTGCGCGAGGCCCAGGGCCTGGGCGCCCTGGGGCACCTGGGCTGGAGCACGGACCTGCTGCTGGCCGGGGCCGGGGTGGTCACGGCCACGCCGCTGCTGCTCTTCGCCTTCGCCGCGCGCAGGCTGCGCCTGTCCACGGTGGGCGTGCTGCAATACCTGGCACCCACGGGCATGTTCCTGCTGGGGGTCTTCGTCTACCGCGAGCCCTTCACCTCCGCGCACATGCTGACCTTCCTGCTCATCTGGGCCGGGGTGGCGCTGTACACGGCGGACGGCCTGCGCAGCCTGCGCCCGGCACGCGGCGGCCTGCCGCGCGAGGGCTGA
- a CDS encoding aminoglycoside phosphotransferase family protein has product MHSFARPGAAHVAPDSSALCAPPPWAVEALAAFGLDCARLRPGLPLAASPERCALRAAVEDRHGALWVLERLHPGQQARREAVARVQQALAAAGLAGVPAWLPARAGGQLWQVAPFVHGDPLPRPAYVEDAARGAAPEHTAPAADLPAFAFELRATVGRTRPALGAALDPILAALAPLFAAWAELPRTLVHGDLHPLNVLWRGQEVAAVVDWEFAGQGPDLYDAANLLGCVGSEDPSALGRGLCAALLAGLRAGGVLRADNAPWLHPLLVAVRLGWLSEWLRKNDREMLDMELDYLRLLTRSRGALERVWGLG; this is encoded by the coding sequence ATGCACAGCTTCGCCCGCCCCGGGGCCGCCCACGTCGCCCCGGACTCTTCCGCTCTTTGCGCCCCGCCGCCTTGGGCCGTGGAGGCCCTTGCGGCCTTCGGCCTGGACTGTGCGCGGCTGCGGCCCGGGCTGCCCCTGGCCGCCAGCCCCGAGCGCTGCGCCCTGCGCGCCGCAGTGGAGGACCGCCACGGCGCTCTGTGGGTCCTGGAGCGGCTGCATCCCGGCCAGCAGGCCCGCCGCGAGGCCGTGGCCCGCGTGCAGCAGGCGCTTGCCGCCGCCGGGCTGGCCGGGGTGCCCGCGTGGCTGCCCGCCCGCGCCGGGGGCCAGCTCTGGCAGGTGGCGCCCTTCGTGCACGGCGACCCGCTGCCGCGCCCGGCCTATGTGGAAGACGCCGCGCGGGGCGCGGCCCCGGAGCACACCGCTCCGGCGGCGGACCTGCCCGCCTTCGCCTTTGAGCTGCGCGCCACCGTGGGCCGCACCCGGCCCGCCCTGGGCGCAGCCCTGGACCCCATCCTGGCCGCCCTGGCGCCGCTGTTCGCGGCCTGGGCCGAGTTGCCGCGCACCCTGGTCCACGGCGATCTGCATCCCCTGAACGTGCTTTGGCGCGGGCAGGAGGTGGCCGCGGTGGTGGACTGGGAGTTCGCCGGGCAGGGGCCGGACCTCTACGACGCCGCCAACCTGCTGGGCTGCGTGGGCAGCGAGGACCCTTCGGCCCTGGGCCGGGGGCTGTGCGCGGCGCTGCTGGCCGGGCTGCGCGCGGGCGGCGTGCTGCGCGCGGACAACGCCCCCTGGCTGCACCCGCTGCTGGTGGCCGTGCGCCTGGGCTGGCTGTCGGAATGGCTGCGCAAGAACGACCGCGAGATGCTGGACATGGAACTGGACTACCTGCGCCTGCTCACGCGCAGCCGTGGGGCCCTGGAGCGGGTCTGGGGGCTGGGGTGA